From a single Flavobacteriales bacterium genomic region:
- a CDS encoding 2,3,4,5-tetrahydropyridine-2,6-dicarboxylate N-succinyltransferase, producing the protein MQQLQSIIEAAWDNRELLAKEETRQAIQSVIEHLDKGNLRVAEPKGSDWQVNEWIKKAVILYFPIRENKTMQAGPLEFHDKLDLKTGYKELGVRVVPHAVARYGAYVSKGVIMMPSYVNIGAYVDEGSMVDTWATVGSCAQIGKNVHLSGGVGIGGVLEPVQAAPVIIEDNAFIGSRCIVVEGVRVQKEAVLGANVVLTASTKIIDVTGDKPVEYKGLVPARSVVIPGSYTKKFAAGEYQVSCALIIGQRKESTDKKTSLNSALREYDVAV; encoded by the coding sequence TTGCAACAGTTACAATCCATCATCGAAGCGGCCTGGGACAACCGGGAACTACTGGCAAAGGAAGAAACACGCCAGGCCATTCAAAGCGTTATTGAACATCTCGACAAAGGAAATCTGCGAGTGGCCGAACCGAAAGGCAGTGACTGGCAGGTCAACGAATGGATCAAGAAAGCGGTGATCCTTTACTTTCCCATCCGTGAGAACAAAACCATGCAGGCCGGCCCGTTGGAATTCCACGACAAGCTTGACCTGAAGACCGGTTACAAGGAACTGGGGGTACGTGTGGTGCCTCATGCCGTGGCCCGTTATGGTGCTTATGTCTCCAAGGGAGTGATCATGATGCCTTCTTATGTGAATATAGGTGCGTATGTAGATGAAGGCAGCATGGTGGATACCTGGGCAACCGTCGGATCCTGCGCGCAGATCGGAAAGAACGTTCACCTCAGCGGCGGCGTTGGCATCGGCGGTGTGCTTGAACCCGTACAGGCCGCCCCCGTGATCATCGAAGATAACGCCTTCATCGGTTCACGTTGCATCGTGGTGGAAGGCGTGCGCGTGCAGAAAGAAGCGGTGCTGGGTGCCAATGTGGTGCTGACCGCCTCCACCAAAATCATCGACGTGACGGGCGACAAACCCGTTGAGTATAAAGGCCTGGTGCCTGCCCGTTCGGTGGTGATCCCGGGCTCATACACCAAGAAGTTTGCTGCGGGCGAATACCAGGTTTCATGCGCATTGATCATCGGGCAACGCAAAGAAAGCACCGACAAGAAAACCTCGCTGAACTCGGCGTTAAGGGAATACGATGTGGCCGTGTAA
- a CDS encoding T9SS type A sorting domain-containing protein, with product MKNRVCCFFSLICIVLAISDVKGQGGQWAALGGGLNDKCLSLACGAGSIVYAGGSFSDAGGIGAANIARWDGANWSALGDGVNGWCYAIAVDDSGNVYAGGTFAKAGGIDVNYIAKWDGNTWSALGNGLGGWCYDIKLDASGQLYACGTFTTAGGNTANRIAKWDGVSWTSLGGGLDDVCNAIAIDRQGMVYAGGRFTQAGNQPAAYIARWNPADTTWSALGYGLNDDCESLLAGSDGNLYAAGIFTMVDSISTSSIGRWDGNAWHTMASGLGYQQHTYALGMDSSGTVFAGGSFYAISGLAVKYITRWSGSEWVGSGVGFSNSCRALAVDQQGVLYAGGEFANAGGGAVNYVARWEETMVGVDNVPGQKNGITVFPVPTSGEIWLQGDVDFGTDIRLYDVQGKLVNRQRYDGNVLDLSEVKAGAYWLKIGSGSRAQTVKVVLH from the coding sequence ATGAAAAATCGGGTATGCTGTTTCTTTTCCCTGATCTGTATTGTTCTTGCTATTTCTGATGTGAAAGGACAGGGTGGGCAGTGGGCGGCCCTCGGTGGCGGCCTGAACGATAAGTGTCTTTCGTTGGCATGTGGGGCAGGTAGCATCGTGTACGCCGGTGGCAGCTTTTCCGATGCCGGTGGTATTGGTGCAGCCAACATTGCACGCTGGGACGGAGCCAACTGGTCGGCGCTGGGGGATGGCGTTAACGGATGGTGCTATGCCATTGCAGTGGATGACAGCGGCAATGTGTATGCCGGTGGCACCTTTGCAAAGGCAGGTGGAATAGATGTGAACTACATTGCCAAGTGGGACGGTAACACCTGGTCGGCGCTGGGCAACGGATTGGGAGGATGGTGTTATGATATCAAGTTGGATGCGTCGGGCCAGCTGTATGCATGCGGCACATTCACAACGGCCGGTGGCAATACCGCCAACCGAATTGCCAAATGGGATGGTGTTTCATGGACTTCCCTCGGGGGTGGGCTGGATGACGTGTGCAATGCAATTGCCATTGACCGGCAGGGCATGGTTTATGCCGGTGGCAGGTTCACGCAGGCAGGCAACCAACCGGCAGCTTACATTGCCAGGTGGAATCCGGCAGATACAACATGGTCTGCCCTTGGGTATGGTTTGAATGACGACTGCGAATCTCTGTTGGCCGGTTCGGATGGCAACCTGTATGCAGCGGGTATTTTCACGATGGTGGATAGCATCAGCACCAGCTCGATCGGCCGATGGGACGGCAACGCGTGGCATACCATGGCAAGCGGTCTGGGGTATCAGCAGCATACCTATGCATTGGGTATGGATAGTTCCGGTACTGTGTTCGCCGGAGGTTCGTTTTATGCGATCTCCGGACTGGCGGTAAAGTACATCACCCGGTGGTCGGGAAGCGAATGGGTGGGTTCGGGTGTTGGATTCAGCAATTCATGTCGTGCCCTGGCCGTGGATCAGCAGGGTGTGTTATACGCCGGAGGAGAGTTTGCCAATGCCGGTGGAGGAGCGGTGAATTATGTGGCCAGGTGGGAGGAAACCATGGTGGGTGTGGATAATGTTCCCGGGCAGAAGAATGGTATTACCGTCTTCCCTGTACCAACCAGCGGTGAGATTTGGTTGCAGGGGGATGTTGATTTCGGAACAGACATTCGACTATATGATGTACAGGGCAAACTCGTGAATCGGCAACGGTATGATGGAAATGTCCTCGATCTTTCGGAAGTGAAAGCCGGTGCTTACTGGTTGAAAATAGGGTCAGGTAGTCGCGCACAGACGGTGAAGGTTGTTTTGCATTAG
- the ruvX gene encoding Holliday junction resolvase RuvX, which yields MSRILAIDYGLKRTGLAVTDPLQMIANPLDTIPSNELIPFLKKYLASEEVERFVLGEPKRLDGSETHSSKGVADCMKLLEKSFPQIPVNLVDERFTSKMATAAILSAGAKKSQRQDKALVDKVSAVIILQTYLEGVRG from the coding sequence ATGTCTCGCATCCTCGCCATCGATTACGGATTGAAACGCACCGGTCTCGCGGTCACCGATCCGCTGCAGATGATCGCCAATCCGTTGGACACCATTCCGTCCAATGAACTCATCCCGTTTCTGAAAAAATACCTGGCTTCCGAGGAGGTCGAACGTTTCGTGCTGGGCGAACCCAAACGCCTGGACGGAAGCGAAACCCACAGCAGCAAGGGCGTGGCCGATTGTATGAAGCTGCTGGAGAAATCCTTTCCCCAAATTCCCGTTAATCTGGTGGATGAGCGTTTTACTTCCAAAATGGCCACCGCCGCCATTCTTTCCGCCGGTGCAAAAAAATCACAGCGACAAGACAAAGCCCTGGTGGACAAGGTGAGTGCGGTGATTATTTTGCAGACGTACCTGGAGGGGGTAAGGGGGTAA
- a CDS encoding four helix bundle protein gives MDLLELKIYQLALDMGRCIWNIAIQWKDFEKHTMGSQIIRSADSIAANISEGFGRYHYLDKQRFYYYARGSLYETMTWMTKAHERKLVNQVTFDQFMDNYEQLKIKLHNFIRITCKTPTGRS, from the coding sequence ATGGATCTGTTGGAATTGAAAATTTATCAGCTTGCTTTGGACATGGGACGTTGTATTTGGAATATCGCAATCCAATGGAAAGATTTTGAAAAACACACCATGGGAAGCCAGATCATTCGATCAGCGGATTCGATTGCTGCCAATATCAGTGAAGGGTTCGGCAGATATCATTATTTGGACAAACAGCGGTTTTACTATTATGCAAGGGGTTCTTTATACGAAACCATGACATGGATGACCAAAGCTCATGAGCGGAAACTGGTAAACCAAGTCACCTTCGATCAATTCATGGATAATTATGAGCAGCTAAAAATCAAACTGCACAATTTCATTCGCATTACCTGCAAAACACCCACCGGAAGATCTTAA
- the gldM gene encoding gliding motility protein GldM: protein MAEKKLSPRQKMIGMMYLVLTALLALNVAKEVLDAFVLVDKSLGKTTENFQEKNAALYAEFDRQASMMARAKPFRDKAYEVKQQADELHAFIEALKKEIVAKADGPTYKMDDIQSKDNLDIPSQVMIFEKKGETLRQRMDAFRAFAFSMIPPDHEALLRAVKENLATPDPEPDPNKGSMTWEQEHFEDLPLVAVVTMLSKIQNDVRNVEFDVINDLKQNISGEDIPFNKVAGTVITPSNYVLRGDSFRADIFLAAFDTTQSPRIFLGDYETDASGNYRMLPGYDSVPVDGGIGRFTAAAHALGQQAYKGLIELQTKDGKRMFPFSGSYNVAAPQAVVSVDAMNVFYIGLDNPVSISVPGVPADKIRPQLNGNGQLKRVGDGKYEVKMNRGATTARVTVMAEMPDGQMRNMGSMDYRVKAVPNPIARVTGISTGKVRKSNLLAYPGVAAEMDDFIYAGVRWVVTDFDVMVPSKSVRALEVRGDYKFSGEVKTAFRSLAKDDLVVIQNIKAVGPGGERRNLNPVVLTVVN from the coding sequence ATGGCTGAAAAGAAACTTTCCCCGCGCCAGAAGATGATCGGGATGATGTACCTGGTGCTGACCGCCCTGCTGGCCCTGAACGTGGCCAAGGAAGTGTTGGACGCGTTTGTGTTGGTAGATAAGAGCCTGGGCAAAACAACAGAGAACTTTCAGGAAAAGAATGCGGCATTGTACGCGGAGTTCGACCGGCAGGCAAGCATGATGGCACGTGCCAAGCCTTTTCGCGACAAGGCGTACGAGGTGAAGCAGCAGGCCGATGAGTTGCATGCGTTCATTGAAGCATTGAAAAAGGAAATCGTTGCGAAAGCCGACGGGCCCACCTACAAGATGGATGACATCCAGTCGAAAGACAACCTGGACATCCCTTCCCAGGTGATGATCTTTGAAAAGAAAGGCGAAACGCTCCGCCAACGGATGGATGCTTTCAGGGCGTTTGCCTTTTCCATGATCCCCCCAGACCACGAAGCGTTGTTGCGTGCCGTGAAGGAAAACCTCGCCACCCCCGATCCTGAACCGGATCCCAACAAAGGAAGCATGACCTGGGAACAGGAACATTTCGAAGACCTGCCATTGGTGGCCGTTGTTACCATGCTGTCAAAGATCCAGAACGATGTGCGCAACGTGGAGTTTGACGTGATCAACGACCTCAAGCAGAACATCAGCGGGGAAGACATTCCGTTCAATAAGGTGGCCGGCACGGTGATCACCCCCAGCAACTATGTGCTGCGCGGCGATTCCTTCCGGGCCGATATCTTCCTGGCCGCCTTCGACACCACCCAATCGCCCAGGATCTTTCTCGGCGACTACGAAACCGACGCCTCGGGTAACTACCGCATGTTACCCGGTTATGATTCGGTGCCTGTTGACGGCGGTATCGGTCGCTTCACGGCTGCAGCCCATGCGCTGGGACAGCAGGCTTACAAGGGATTGATCGAGTTGCAAACCAAAGATGGGAAGCGCATGTTTCCGTTCTCCGGAAGTTACAACGTAGCCGCGCCCCAGGCGGTGGTGTCGGTGGATGCGATGAATGTGTTCTACATCGGATTGGATAACCCTGTTTCCATTTCCGTGCCTGGTGTGCCGGCAGATAAGATCAGGCCCCAATTGAACGGCAACGGTCAATTGAAAAGGGTAGGCGACGGTAAGTATGAAGTGAAAATGAACCGCGGCGCAACAACTGCAAGGGTTACTGTAATGGCGGAAATGCCCGACGGACAGATGCGCAACATGGGCAGCATGGATTACAGGGTGAAAGCCGTTCCCAATCCAATCGCAAGGGTGACGGGCATCAGTACGGGAAAGGTGCGTAAATCAAACCTGTTGGCTTATCCCGGTGTAGCAGCGGAGATGGATGACTTCATCTATGCCGGGGTACGTTGGGTGGTCACGGATTTTGATGTGATGGTGCCAAGCAAAAGTGTACGGGCATTGGAGGTACGTGGAGATTACAAGTTTTCCGGCGAGGTTAAAACGGCATTTCGCTCCCTTGCCAAGGATGATCTTGTTGTGATTCAAAACATCAAAGCTGTGGGGCCGGGAGGTGAGCGAAGGAACCTGAATCCGGTGGTGCTGACGGTGGTGAATTGA
- a CDS encoding ORF6N domain-containing protein, protein MVTDQQITERIHIIRGKKVMMDRHLAEMYGVETKVLNQAVKRNLSRFPADFMFQLTLYEYQTLRSQFVTLESGKGKHSKYSPYVFTEQGVAMLSSVLHSETAIQVNIHIIRIFTRMREILEAQQDVLAKMVSLERTLIKQGRRVDKHEEKIENVLNALRKLLSPPSTPRKRIGYKPDGP, encoded by the coding sequence ATGGTAACCGATCAACAAATCACAGAGAGAATTCACATTATCAGAGGCAAAAAGGTAATGATGGACAGGCACCTTGCCGAAATGTATGGGGTGGAAACAAAAGTACTTAACCAGGCAGTGAAACGGAACCTGTCAAGATTTCCTGCGGATTTCATGTTTCAGTTAACGCTATATGAATACCAGACTCTAAGGTCACAATTTGTGACCTTAGAGTCTGGTAAGGGTAAGCATAGCAAATACAGTCCGTATGTGTTTACCGAACAAGGGGTGGCCATGCTTTCCAGTGTGCTTCACAGTGAAACCGCTATTCAGGTCAACATCCACATCATTCGAATATTTACACGCATGCGGGAAATATTGGAAGCACAACAGGATGTATTGGCAAAGATGGTATCCCTGGAACGTACGTTGATAAAGCAAGGACGCAGGGTGGACAAGCATGAGGAGAAAATAGAGAATGTGCTAAATGCCTTGAGAAAGCTACTTTCGCCTCCGTCTACCCCGCGCAAGCGCATTGGCTATAAGCCGGATGGGCCCTGA
- a CDS encoding membrane dipeptidase, with product MKNFAYFTLLGMAIAVAGCQSQGNEATDPQPDTTAMDHTAQAEALAHKFIIADTHIDVPYRLREEWEDISKRTEKGDFDYERCVTGGLDVPFMSIYIPAELQETGGAKALADSLIDMVEGFQKDHPDKFKVVQSVSEVTENAGQGKVLLAMGMENGAGIEDKIENLTHFYQRGIRYITLTHSKSNLICDSSYDTIHQYSGLSPFGEKVVAEMNRLGIMVDISHVDDSTFWDVIHIAKAPPIASHSSCRSLVPGFERNMSDEMIAALAKAGGVVQINFGSSFITSDFNEAGKRVKEKVKAWAIANNKPEHCKETDELRKQFMEEEHVPLATLQQVVDHIDHVVKVAGIDHVGIGSDYDGVGPTLPTGLEDVSKYPNLIKELLDRGYSEDDIQKICSGNILRVWKAVEDYAASTAATAQNR from the coding sequence ATGAAAAACTTCGCATACTTCACCCTGCTCGGTATGGCCATTGCAGTTGCCGGCTGTCAATCACAGGGCAACGAAGCCACCGATCCCCAACCCGATACCACCGCTATGGACCATACCGCCCAAGCCGAAGCACTGGCTCATAAATTCATCATCGCCGATACGCACATCGACGTGCCCTACCGACTCAGGGAAGAATGGGAAGATATTTCCAAACGCACGGAAAAAGGCGACTTCGATTACGAGCGATGCGTGACCGGCGGACTCGACGTGCCGTTCATGTCCATCTATATCCCTGCAGAACTCCAGGAAACCGGTGGTGCAAAAGCATTGGCCGATAGCCTGATCGACATGGTGGAAGGCTTTCAAAAAGACCATCCCGACAAGTTCAAGGTGGTGCAGTCTGTTTCCGAAGTGACCGAGAACGCCGGCCAGGGAAAAGTACTCCTCGCCATGGGCATGGAAAACGGTGCTGGCATTGAAGACAAAATCGAAAACCTGACGCACTTTTATCAACGTGGCATCCGCTACATCACCCTCACCCATTCCAAATCCAACCTCATCTGCGACTCATCCTACGACACCATTCATCAATATAGCGGCCTGAGTCCGTTCGGCGAGAAAGTGGTTGCTGAAATGAACCGCCTCGGCATCATGGTGGATATTTCCCATGTGGACGACAGCACCTTCTGGGACGTGATCCATATCGCCAAGGCACCGCCCATCGCATCACACTCTTCCTGCCGCAGCCTGGTGCCGGGCTTCGAACGCAACATGAGCGACGAGATGATCGCAGCGCTGGCCAAGGCCGGTGGCGTGGTACAGATCAACTTCGGATCATCCTTCATCACATCCGACTTCAATGAAGCCGGAAAACGGGTGAAGGAAAAAGTGAAAGCCTGGGCCATCGCCAACAACAAACCCGAACATTGCAAGGAAACCGATGAACTCCGCAAGCAATTCATGGAAGAAGAACATGTTCCCCTCGCCACTCTGCAGCAGGTGGTTGACCACATCGATCACGTGGTGAAAGTGGCGGGTATCGATCATGTGGGCATCGGATCGGATTACGACGGCGTGGGTCCCACCCTGCCGACCGGACTGGAAGACGTATCCAAATACCCCAACCTGATCAAAGAACTGCTGGACCGCGGTTATTCCGAAGACGACATTCAGAAGATCTGCTCGGGCAACATCCTGCGGGTGTGGAAAGCCGTTGAAGATTACGCTGCATCAACTGCAGCCACCGCCCAAAACAGGTGA